GGTCGCCACGGCCACCCACGATCACAAGCGCGGCGAAGACGTGCGTGCCCGCCTGGCCGCGCTGAGCGAGAACGCCGGCGGCTTCGCCACCCGCGTGGAGCGCTGGCGCGACCTGGCTGCCCCGCTGCGCCAGGCGCTGCCTGACGGGTCTGCCCCCTCCCCCGGCGACGAGCTGATCCTCTATCAGGTCCTGCTCGGCGCCTGGCCGCCGACGCTCGAGCGCCACGACACCGAAGCCATGCGCCGCTTTGCCGAGCGCCTCGCCCAGTGGCAGCAGAAGGCCCTGCGCGAGGCCAAGCTGCGCACGCACTGGCTGTGGCCCGACGAGGCCTACGAGAGCGCCTGCCGCGCCTATCTGGAGGGGCTGCTGGCCTCCCCCGCGCTGTGCCGGGAACTCGAAGCGGCGGCCCGCGAGCTGGACCTGCCGGGCGCGCTCAACGGCCTGGTCCAGACGGCGCTGCGCCTGACCGTTCCCGGGGTGCCCGACCTCTACCAGGGAGGCGAATTCTGGGACCACAGCCTGGTCGACCCCGACAACCGGCGTCCGGTCGACCATGCGGCACGCCAGGCCGCGCAGGACCGCCATCTAGCGCCCGTCACGGCGCTGGAGAGCTGGCAGGACGGTGGCGTCAAGCAAGCCCTGATCGCCCGCCTGCTGGCACTGCGCCACGACTGGCCCGAGCTGTTTCGCCACGGCGGCTACCGCGAGCTGGAGAGCGCCGGCGACCACGGCGAGCGCCTGGTCGGCTTCCTGCGCGAGCATGACGGCCGGCAGCTGCTGGTGGCGGTGCCGCGCCTGACCGCGGCGCTGCTGGCGGGCGCCGAGCGGCCCCAGGTGTCGCCATCGCGCTGGGGCGATACCCGGCTTCGTCTGCCGGATCGAAGGGATGGCGCTTGGCAATGCGCGCTGACCGGTACCACGCTGAGAGTAACCAAGGAGCAAGTCGCCGCCGGGGAGCTGCTGAGTGCCTTTCCCGTCGGCATCTATCTACGCGACACACAGAGTCAATAGGAGAGCTAGGATGGCTGACGAAGAGCGCGTACGGAACCTGGCCTACCAGATCTGGGAGTCGGAGGGACGCCCCGAGGGCCAGCAGCAGCGTCACTGGGACATGGCGCTGAAGATCGTCATCGCCGAAGAGGAAGCAGGCGTCGACGCCGAGCTGGAGGAGGTCGGCGAACCGGTGGACGAGCCGCCCCTGCTCGAGGACGACCTGCCGCTGGAGGACGACGAGACCGGCATCCAGGAGAATCGCTTGCCGCTGGACTCCCCCGACGGCGAGCCCGATTTCGATGAGCTGCCCTACCGCGACGACCGCGACGTGGGGCGCGACCCGCCGGTGCAGGATCGCGCCAGCCCCGGGCCGGCCACGAACGAGCCCGAACCCACGGCGGCCTCGACCCGACCGCTGCCGGCGGAGCAGGCCACCGCCACCGGCGCCCAGGATCAGGACGTCGCCAACCGGGGCGGAGCGGATGCACCGGCCACTTCCCCCGAGCCCTCGGCGGGGCCGCTGGAGCCGCTGCCGGAGGAATCCGCCACCATGCGTCGCCGGCGCCAGCCACGTCGCGACGACGATGGACTGACCGCCGCCGATGCCAGCGACACGTCACAAGTGCCGGGCAAGACGGCGGCACCGGAGGGCAAGACGTCACGCCGCGGCGCCGCCCGGTCCGCCACCACGGCCAAGGCCGGTTCACCCTCCACGGCGACGAGCGGCAAGCCCTCTGCCGCAGCCAAGGGCGACAAGGCACGCAAGCGCGGCGGTCGCAGCGGCTCCGGGAGCGAGTGACGGATGGCGCATCCTCCTCGAACCACAAGGAAGGCAAGCATGAATACGAGGGAAGACTGGCGCAGCGACGACCGGGCAGCGACGGCAGACGAGTCTCCCGGCGTGATCCGCCGTTCTCGGGTGCGCGAGGGCGCGCCGTTTCCGCTGGGCGCCACCTGGGATGGGCTGGGCGTGAACTTCGCCCTGTTCTCGGCCAATGCCACCCGGGTCGAGTTGTGCCTGTTCGACGCGACCGGCCACCAGGAACTGGAGCGCATCGAGCTGCCCGAGTACACCGACGAGGTGTGGCACGGCTACCTGCCGGATGCCAGGCCCGGCCAGCTCTACGGTTACCGCGTCCATGGCCCCTACGCACCGGAGGAGGGCCATCGCTTCAACCCCCACAAGCTGTTAATCGATCCCTACGCCAAGCAGCTGGTGGGCGAGCTGACCTGGGACGAGGCGCTGTTCGGCTACACTCTCGGCCATCCCGACGGCGACCTCAGCTTCGATACCCGCGACAGCGCTCCGTTCGTGCCGCGCTGCCGGGTGATCGATCCCGCCTTCACCTGGGGCCGCTCTCCCTTCGTCCAGCAGCCATGGGACCGCACCGTACTCTACGAGACCCACGTGCGCGGCTATACCATGCGCCATCCGGCGGTTCCCGAGCCGCTGCGCGGCACCTTCTCGGGGCTGATGGTCAACGAGGTGGTCGACTACATCCGCTCGCTGGGGGTGTCGTCGGTGGAACTGCTGCCGATCCACACCTTCGTCGACGACCAGCACCTGCTCGAGCGCGGGCTGCGCAACTACTGGGGCTACAACACCCTGGGCTTCTTCGCTCCCCATTCGCGCTATCTCTCGGGCGACAACATCAACGAGTTCAAGCAGATGGTGGCCTGCTACCACGCCGCCGGTCTCGAGGTGATCCTCGACGTGGTCTACAACCACACCGCCGAAGGCAACGAACTCGGCCCGACCCTGTCGTTCAAGGGCATCGACAACGCCTGCTACTATCGGCTGCTGCCTGAGGAGCCGCGCTACTACATCGACGACACCGGCACCGGCAACACGCTCAACCTGAGCCACCCGCGGGTGCTGCAGATGGTCACCGACTCGCTGCGCTACTGGGCCACCGAGATGCGCATCAACGGCTTCCGCTTCGATCTGGCGACGATCCTCGGCCGCGAGCCCCACGGCTTCGACGAGGGCGGCGGCTTCCTCGACTCCTGTCGTCAGGACCCCGTGCTGAGCCAGGTCAAGCTGATCGCCGAACCCTGGGACTGCGGCCCCGGCGGCTACCAGGTGGGCGGCTTTCCCCCCGGCTGGGCGGAGTGGAACGACCGCTTCCGCGACAGCAGCCGTGCCTACTGGCGCGGTGACGAAGGCCAGCTGGCGGAGTTCGCCTCACGCCTGATGGGCTCGGCGGACCTGTTCGATCGCCGCGGCCGCCGCCCCTTCGCCTCGGTCAACTTCGTCACCGCCCACGACGGGTTCACGCTGCACGACCTGGTGGCCTACGACGACAAGCACAACGAGGCCAACGGCGAGGACAATCAGGACGGCCACGACCACAACCTGTCGTGGAACCACGGCGAGGAGGGGCCGACCGAAGACGCCGAGATTCGCTCGCTGCGCCTGCGCCAGATCCGCAACTTCCTGGCCACGCTGCTGCTCTCCCAGGGCACGCCGATGCTGCTCGCCGGCGACGAGCTGCTGCGTACCCAGCGCGGCAACAACAACGCCTACTGCCAGGACAACGAGATCGGCTGGGTCGACTGGAATCTCGAGGGCGACGCCCACGACATGATCGACTACCTGCGCCGGCTCATCCGCCTGCGGCTGCACTACCCCATCCTGCGTCGAGGGCGTTTTCTCTCCGGCGAATACAACGAGGAGATGGGGCTCAAGGAGGTGACCTGGCTGGCGCCCGACGGCAGCGAGATGG
This portion of the Billgrantia sulfidoxydans genome encodes:
- a CDS encoding DUF2934 domain-containing protein; this translates as MADEERVRNLAYQIWESEGRPEGQQQRHWDMALKIVIAEEEAGVDAELEEVGEPVDEPPLLEDDLPLEDDETGIQENRLPLDSPDGEPDFDELPYRDDRDVGRDPPVQDRASPGPATNEPEPTAASTRPLPAEQATATGAQDQDVANRGGADAPATSPEPSAGPLEPLPEESATMRRRRQPRRDDDGLTAADASDTSQVPGKTAAPEGKTSRRGAARSATTAKAGSPSTATSGKPSAAAKGDKARKRGGRSGSGSE
- the glgX gene encoding glycogen debranching protein GlgX; protein product: MNTREDWRSDDRAATADESPGVIRRSRVREGAPFPLGATWDGLGVNFALFSANATRVELCLFDATGHQELERIELPEYTDEVWHGYLPDARPGQLYGYRVHGPYAPEEGHRFNPHKLLIDPYAKQLVGELTWDEALFGYTLGHPDGDLSFDTRDSAPFVPRCRVIDPAFTWGRSPFVQQPWDRTVLYETHVRGYTMRHPAVPEPLRGTFSGLMVNEVVDYIRSLGVSSVELLPIHTFVDDQHLLERGLRNYWGYNTLGFFAPHSRYLSGDNINEFKQMVACYHAAGLEVILDVVYNHTAEGNELGPTLSFKGIDNACYYRLLPEEPRYYIDDTGTGNTLNLSHPRVLQMVTDSLRYWATEMRINGFRFDLATILGREPHGFDEGGGFLDSCRQDPVLSQVKLIAEPWDCGPGGYQVGGFPPGWAEWNDRFRDSSRAYWRGDEGQLAEFASRLMGSADLFDRRGRRPFASVNFVTAHDGFTLHDLVAYDDKHNEANGEDNQDGHDHNLSWNHGEEGPTEDAEIRSLRLRQIRNFLATLLLSQGTPMLLAGDELLRTQRGNNNAYCQDNEIGWVDWNLEGDAHDMIDYLRRLIRLRLHYPILRRGRFLSGEYNEEMGLKEVTWLAPDGSEMDVERWEDPQARSLGLLLDGRARPSGIRRAGDDRSLLILFNANPDPIAFRLPEVPRGSGWVCRLDTSRSPAPDNTLRAFGEEYAMDGRSLVLVELLQEAGPVNRGE